One region of Jatrophihabitans cynanchi genomic DNA includes:
- a CDS encoding LacI family DNA-binding transcriptional regulator translates to MVARTNRPTLRQVAALSGVSVKTASRALNAEPYVSAATAAKVRAAAEQLGFRRNAIARDLRAGARSTLVGLIIGDLANPFYSRLARGAERRLRSSGLPLITASSEEDPQLEQRLIAEMLERRVSALLVVSSAAEHAYLDAERRLGLPVVFLDRAPQDIVADTIVIDNERGVRQGVDHLVRQGHRRIGLVGDLGRLSTHRERVAAFGAALTAAGAGDWQRYVRADSHDVPAAERAVRELLALTPAPTALITTNNRITTGALRVLRELAAPPALVGFDDFDLADLLGVSVIAHDPERMGELGAELIVTRLAGDDGPARRVLLPTRLVPRGSGERRPAHLDETV, encoded by the coding sequence ATGGTTGCTCGGACGAATCGCCCAACGCTGCGGCAGGTCGCGGCGCTGTCCGGTGTGAGCGTCAAGACGGCCTCGCGTGCACTCAACGCCGAGCCGTACGTGTCCGCGGCGACGGCCGCGAAGGTGCGTGCCGCGGCCGAACAGCTGGGCTTTCGCCGCAACGCGATAGCGCGCGATCTTCGGGCCGGAGCACGCTCGACGCTGGTCGGGTTGATCATCGGGGACCTGGCGAACCCGTTCTACTCGCGGCTCGCCCGTGGGGCCGAGCGGCGGCTGCGCAGTAGCGGTCTGCCGCTGATCACCGCGAGCAGCGAGGAGGATCCGCAGCTCGAGCAGCGGCTGATCGCCGAGATGCTCGAACGGCGGGTGAGCGCGCTGCTGGTGGTCTCCAGCGCGGCCGAGCACGCCTACCTCGATGCCGAGCGCCGGCTCGGGCTGCCCGTCGTGTTCCTCGATCGCGCGCCGCAGGACATCGTCGCCGACACCATCGTGATCGACAACGAGCGCGGGGTGCGCCAGGGCGTGGATCACCTGGTGAGGCAAGGGCATCGGCGGATCGGCCTGGTCGGTGACCTCGGCCGGCTGTCGACGCACCGCGAGCGGGTTGCCGCGTTCGGCGCGGCGCTGACCGCGGCCGGCGCCGGCGACTGGCAACGGTATGTGCGGGCCGACTCGCATGACGTCCCCGCGGCTGAGCGTGCAGTGCGCGAGCTGCTCGCGCTCACCCCGGCGCCCACCGCGTTGATCACGACCAACAACCGGATCACCACCGGCGCGTTGCGCGTGCTCCGCGAACTGGCGGCGCCGCCGGCGCTGGTGGGGTTCGACGACTTCGACCTGGCCGACCTGCTCGGCGTCAGCGTGATCGCGCACGACCCCGAGCGGATGGGCGAGCTGGGCGCCGAGCTCATCGTCACCCGGCTCGCCGGCGACGACGGGCCGGCGCGGCGCGTCCTGCTGCCGACCCGGCTCGTCCCGCGCGGCTCCGGCGAACGCCGACCTGCGCATTTGGACGAAACCGTCTAG
- a CDS encoding S9 family peptidase, whose amino-acid sequence MKPTDIAQLITLSPPALSPDGRTAAFATSRADVAANEYRGQIWIAPVDAGAPPRPLTNGPRDSAPRFSPDGTRLAFLRTEPGGKPQLHVLPLDGGEPRRITDLPGGAGAAAWSPDSRSIAFCARVPESGRYGTDEKVSPEQEAPRRITGLQYRRDNVGFLADRREHVFVLGLDGSGEPVQLTEGDHDDSDVTWSPDGQWLAFTSARHQEREHDEIRDVFVIRADGSGTRQLTDGTLALSAPAFTPDGARILAIGCDHGPGRDRWVARNDGLFAIGTDGPARPNRLTEAETIQVVSERLVLDGDRVLVLAANRGAVDLLAVPLDGTGPQVLSAGPRQLTGVASAQGRTVVTYTDAGTPGELAALRSGGEPAPLTAFAAELGAAVSTVALSEVNTAAPDGYPVHGFLALPDGPGPHPVLLMVHGGPYAQYGWTLFDEAQVYAGAGYAVVYGNPRGSSGYGQAHGAAILGDVGERSAVDLYALLDAALERPELDASRVGVLGGSHGGFMTSWLIGHGDRFGAAVSERAVNAIDSFTGSSDIGWNFARDLYGPDVEAQRRQSPLTYADAITTPLLIIHSEQDWRCPLEQAQRLYVALRSRDATVELLLFPGEGHELSRSGLPQHRVARFEAILDWFDRYLRP is encoded by the coding sequence GTGAAACCGACCGACATCGCGCAGCTGATCACCCTGAGCCCACCAGCCCTCTCACCCGACGGGCGCACCGCCGCCTTCGCCACCAGCCGAGCGGACGTCGCGGCGAACGAGTACCGCGGCCAGATCTGGATCGCTCCGGTCGACGCCGGCGCGCCACCACGCCCGCTCACGAACGGACCACGCGACTCCGCGCCGCGCTTCTCCCCGGACGGCACCCGACTGGCGTTCCTGCGCACCGAGCCGGGCGGCAAACCGCAGCTGCACGTGCTCCCGCTCGACGGCGGCGAACCGCGCCGGATCACCGACCTGCCGGGCGGGGCGGGCGCCGCCGCCTGGTCACCGGACTCGCGCTCGATCGCCTTCTGCGCCCGCGTCCCCGAGAGCGGCCGGTACGGCACCGACGAGAAGGTCAGCCCGGAGCAGGAGGCGCCGCGGCGGATCACCGGGCTGCAGTACCGGCGCGACAACGTCGGGTTCCTCGCGGACCGGCGCGAGCACGTCTTCGTGCTCGGCCTGGACGGCTCGGGCGAACCGGTACAGCTCACCGAGGGCGACCACGACGACAGCGACGTCACCTGGAGCCCGGACGGGCAGTGGCTCGCGTTCACCTCGGCCCGGCACCAGGAGCGCGAGCACGACGAGATCCGCGACGTGTTCGTGATCCGCGCCGACGGCAGCGGGACCCGGCAGCTGACCGACGGAACGCTCGCGCTCTCCGCCCCGGCGTTCACGCCCGACGGCGCGCGAATACTGGCGATCGGCTGCGATCACGGACCCGGCAGGGACAGGTGGGTCGCCCGCAACGACGGCCTGTTCGCCATCGGCACGGACGGGCCGGCGCGGCCGAACCGGCTGACCGAGGCCGAGACGATCCAGGTGGTGTCCGAGCGGCTGGTGCTCGACGGCGACCGGGTGCTCGTGCTGGCCGCGAACCGTGGCGCGGTCGACCTGCTCGCCGTCCCGCTCGACGGGACCGGACCGCAGGTGCTCTCGGCCGGCCCCCGCCAGCTCACCGGGGTGGCCAGCGCACAGGGCCGCACGGTCGTCACGTACACCGACGCCGGCACACCGGGCGAGCTCGCGGCGCTGCGCTCCGGCGGCGAGCCGGCACCCCTGACCGCCTTCGCTGCCGAACTGGGGGCAGCGGTGTCGACGGTCGCGCTGAGCGAGGTGAACACGGCGGCGCCCGACGGCTACCCGGTGCACGGCTTCCTCGCCTTGCCCGACGGGCCCGGTCCGCATCCGGTGCTGCTCATGGTCCACGGCGGCCCGTACGCCCAGTACGGCTGGACGCTCTTCGACGAGGCACAGGTGTACGCGGGTGCCGGATACGCCGTCGTGTACGGCAATCCGCGCGGCTCGTCCGGGTACGGCCAGGCGCACGGCGCGGCGATCCTGGGCGACGTCGGCGAGCGTTCGGCGGTCGACCTGTACGCCCTGCTGGACGCGGCGCTGGAGCGGCCGGAGCTGGACGCATCGCGGGTCGGCGTGCTCGGCGGCTCGCACGGCGGATTCATGACGAGCTGGCTGATCGGCCACGGGGACCGGTTCGGCGCCGCGGTCAGCGAGCGGGCCGTGAACGCGATCGACTCGTTCACCGGTTCGAGCGACATCGGCTGGAACTTCGCGCGCGACCTGTACGGCCCCGACGTCGAGGCACAGCGGCGGCAGAGCCCGCTGACGTACGCCGACGCGATCACCACGCCGCTACTGATCATCCACTCCGAGCAGGACTGGCGTTGCCCGCTCGAGCAGGCGCAGCGGCTGTACGTCGCGTTGCGTTCGCGCGACGCGACCGTGGAACTCCTCCTGTTCCCCGGCGAGGGGCACGAGCTGTCGCGCAGCGGCTTGCCGCAGCACCGGGTGGCGCGGTTCGAGGCGATCCTGGACTGGTTCGACCGGTACCTACGCCCCTGA
- a CDS encoding TIM-barrel domain-containing protein has protein sequence MRRRRSRSLLAVATAVTCAAAVVATTPRAGATPAHNRADRHAVRSGDARFEVLSPTLIRMEYAGDGNFTDAGTFNAVGRDDFRPTHFTSRVRDGWLTIDTGRMDLRYKVGSGEFTADNVSLKLRTGDQDVTAHPAFPSAPHCALGSLCEGEQAALTGGVSVASDHSGFTGTGFAAGFTSVGAALTYRLDVPAAGEYTLRLRYANARGGDGQDTTRTLSESIDGGTAGTITLPPTPSWDDWAIATVPSISLAAGTHTLVVSRAANDSGNVNIDSLAVTPPGADYPAPATTTTPCAYGTVCEAEGGALTGGAHLASDHNGYSGAGFAAGLERVGATDTTTVTGVPADGTYQLQLRYANANTTPPRTASVTVDGGTATSVALPPTADWDTWSTVTTPVTLSKGQDTVAIGCPTADSCHVNLDTVAITPLQSPILLAHAPLGGYRRGLDGVNGSAVTTPGLLYRDGWYLLDDTQSALWDGKTVTPRPSHDGAAYQDGYLFGYGQDYKQGLADLATLTGPSELLPRWAYGVWFSEYYDYTAADYENTILPKFRSEGVPVDVLVTDTDFKSPSTWDGWEMDAAKFPDPKAFFDWAASMGLHNTLNIHPSIGPDDPQLPQAQATANGKLATSGSNYVFDWGDPDQLKAYLDLHQTMEQAGADFWWLDWCCDNSYSSLPDVTPDAWINQQYADDTAKNIGRGFAFSRAFGSLQAGGYSGQAGVPTGPWADKRTTAHFTGDTTSNWQTLAFEVGYTPGESGSTGLSAVSHDIGGFNNDGTQAKGADPGSTKEADDLYARWVQFGAFQPILRLHGNHSDRLPWQYGDAARTSAEKFLNLRENLVPYTYSLAKQANDTGIPAVRATYLEYPDQEAAYQHADSEYFYGPDVLVAPVTTPGTSATTTVWFPAGSDWTDYFTGKTYRGGTTQQVRTDLDTMPVFLKAGGIVPTRTDDVTNDVQNPLTKVTLTVAGGADGHYSLYEDDGSTTDPARSATTSVDYRERGGDHQLRIAPARGRFAGQVTQRQWTVQFGNADSPHRVSVDGRSAQWRYDAATRTLTVDVPTRSVHRGAVVDYR, from the coding sequence ATGAGACGACGACGCAGCAGGTCATTGCTCGCGGTCGCGACGGCGGTCACCTGCGCCGCCGCTGTGGTTGCGACAACCCCCCGGGCCGGCGCGACGCCGGCGCACAACCGCGCCGATCGGCACGCGGTGCGCTCGGGTGACGCCCGTTTCGAGGTGCTCTCGCCGACGCTGATCCGCATGGAGTACGCCGGCGACGGGAACTTCACCGACGCCGGGACCTTCAACGCCGTCGGGCGCGACGACTTCCGGCCCACGCACTTCACGAGCCGGGTACGAGACGGCTGGCTCACGATCGACACCGGACGGATGGACCTGCGCTACAAGGTCGGCTCCGGCGAGTTCACGGCCGACAACGTCTCCCTGAAGCTCCGCACCGGCGACCAGGATGTCACGGCGCACCCGGCGTTCCCGTCGGCTCCGCACTGCGCTCTCGGCAGCCTGTGCGAGGGCGAGCAGGCTGCGCTCACGGGCGGCGTGAGCGTCGCCTCCGATCACTCCGGGTTCACCGGAACCGGCTTCGCGGCCGGCTTCACGTCCGTCGGCGCGGCACTCACCTACCGGCTCGACGTGCCGGCGGCCGGCGAGTACACCCTGCGGCTGCGGTACGCGAACGCCCGCGGCGGCGACGGCCAGGACACCACCCGCACCCTGAGTGAATCGATCGACGGCGGTACAGCCGGCACGATCACGCTGCCCCCGACGCCGAGCTGGGACGACTGGGCGATCGCCACCGTCCCGTCGATCTCGCTGGCGGCCGGCACGCACACCCTCGTCGTCTCCCGCGCCGCGAACGACTCGGGCAACGTCAACATCGACAGCCTCGCGGTGACGCCGCCGGGCGCGGACTACCCGGCGCCCGCCACCACCACGACGCCGTGCGCATACGGCACGGTGTGCGAGGCGGAGGGCGGCGCGCTCACCGGCGGCGCGCACCTGGCCAGCGACCACAACGGCTACTCCGGTGCCGGATTCGCCGCCGGCCTCGAACGGGTCGGTGCCACCGACACGACCACCGTCACCGGGGTTCCCGCCGACGGCACGTATCAACTGCAGCTGCGCTATGCCAACGCCAACACCACTCCGCCGCGCACTGCTTCTGTCACCGTGGACGGGGGCACCGCGACCAGCGTCGCCCTCCCGCCGACCGCCGACTGGGACACGTGGTCGACCGTGACTACCCCGGTGACCCTGTCGAAGGGTCAGGACACGGTGGCGATCGGCTGCCCCACGGCGGACAGCTGCCATGTCAATCTCGACACGGTGGCGATCACCCCGCTGCAGTCGCCGATCCTGCTCGCTCACGCTCCGTTGGGCGGTTACCGGCGCGGTCTGGACGGCGTGAACGGCAGCGCGGTCACGACGCCCGGCCTGCTGTACCGGGACGGCTGGTACCTGCTCGACGACACGCAATCTGCCTTGTGGGACGGCAAGACCGTGACGCCACGGCCGAGCCATGACGGTGCGGCGTACCAGGACGGCTACCTGTTCGGGTATGGGCAGGACTACAAGCAGGGGCTCGCCGACCTGGCGACCCTCACCGGCCCGTCCGAGCTGCTGCCGCGATGGGCCTACGGCGTGTGGTTCTCCGAGTACTACGACTACACGGCCGCGGACTACGAGAACACGATCCTGCCCAAGTTCCGCTCAGAAGGCGTGCCGGTCGACGTGCTGGTGACCGATACCGACTTCAAGTCGCCGAGCACGTGGGACGGCTGGGAGATGGATGCGGCGAAGTTCCCCGATCCGAAGGCCTTCTTCGACTGGGCGGCATCGATGGGCCTGCACAACACGCTGAACATCCACCCGAGCATCGGGCCGGACGACCCGCAGCTCCCTCAGGCGCAGGCCACCGCGAACGGCAAGCTCGCCACGAGCGGCTCGAACTACGTCTTCGACTGGGGCGATCCCGACCAGCTCAAGGCGTATCTGGACCTGCACCAGACGATGGAGCAGGCGGGGGCCGACTTCTGGTGGCTGGACTGGTGCTGCGACAACTCGTACTCCTCGCTCCCGGATGTCACTCCGGACGCGTGGATCAACCAGCAGTACGCCGACGACACCGCCAAGAACATCGGCCGTGGCTTCGCGTTCTCCCGTGCGTTCGGATCGCTGCAGGCCGGTGGGTACAGCGGCCAGGCCGGCGTACCCACCGGCCCGTGGGCCGACAAGCGCACCACCGCGCACTTCACCGGCGACACCACCTCGAACTGGCAGACCCTTGCCTTCGAGGTCGGCTACACACCCGGTGAATCCGGGTCGACGGGGCTGTCGGCGGTGAGTCACGACATCGGCGGTTTCAACAACGACGGCACGCAGGCTAAGGGCGCCGACCCGGGCAGCACCAAGGAGGCCGATGACCTCTACGCGCGCTGGGTGCAGTTCGGCGCGTTCCAGCCGATCCTGCGGCTGCACGGCAACCACAGCGATCGGCTGCCCTGGCAGTACGGCGACGCAGCGCGCACGTCCGCCGAGAAGTTCCTGAACCTGCGGGAGAACCTGGTGCCGTACACCTACTCGCTGGCCAAGCAGGCCAACGACACCGGCATCCCCGCAGTGCGGGCGACCTACCTGGAGTATCCGGACCAGGAGGCTGCGTACCAGCACGCCGACTCCGAGTACTTCTACGGTCCGGACGTGCTGGTCGCACCGGTCACCACGCCCGGGACGAGCGCCACGACAACGGTCTGGTTCCCGGCCGGCAGCGACTGGACGGACTACTTCACCGGCAAGACGTACCGCGGCGGGACGACGCAACAGGTGCGCACCGACCTCGACACGATGCCGGTGTTCCTCAAGGCGGGAGGCATCGTGCCCACGCGTACGGACGATGTCACCAACGACGTCCAGAACCCGTTGACGAAGGTGACGCTGACCGTGGCCGGCGGCGCCGACGGGCACTACTCGCTGTACGAGGACGACGGGTCGACCACTGACCCGGCGCGGTCGGCGACCACGTCCGTGGACTACCGCGAGCGCGGCGGCGACCATCAGCTGCGGATCGCCCCGGCGCGGGGGAGGTTCGCGGGCCAGGTCACGCAGCGGCAGTGGACGGTGCAGTTCGGCAACGCCGACTCGCCGCACCGCGTGTCGGTGGACGGCCGGTCGGCGCAGTGGCGGTACGACGCGGCGACCCGCACGCTGACGGTGGACGTGCCGACCCGATCGGTACACCGCGGCGCCGTGGTCGACTATCGCTGA
- a CDS encoding ROK family transcriptional regulator: MPLASQHPGRANGRTSSAIRSANRAAIVDVLRRNGRATRAELCTLTGLSRSTVSALVGELAARGLLVERPSALARSGGRPPTVLTLDRSGGLGIGIDIGVRHLAVAVGDLSRTVHAERWWSEPAGHSAPEGIATVLTSVATALREANAERERLIGAAVSIAAPIYAADQTIAEPAVLPGWTGAQLAEALAAELAIPVAIDNDAALGALGETIWGAHAGARSLAYIKLASRVGVGLVLDGAVYRGHAGLAGELGHLTVDPDGPVCWCGSRGCLELYAGGGAILRGLSGYDDDRGGLEAMIDAALGGDAEVIAAVRAAARHLGRGVAALVNLVDPQHVVVGGELSRLAPLLLDPMRDELARYSFVARSGEVAVSSSSLGRRASLLGALALVLTQPSRFGDGTAFHAEGVR, from the coding sequence ATGCCGCTTGCCAGCCAGCACCCCGGACGGGCGAACGGTAGGACCAGCAGCGCGATCCGCTCGGCCAACCGCGCGGCCATCGTGGATGTGCTGCGCCGGAACGGGCGAGCGACCCGGGCAGAGCTGTGCACGCTCACCGGCCTGTCCCGGTCCACCGTCTCGGCGCTGGTCGGCGAGCTCGCCGCGCGCGGCCTGCTCGTCGAGCGTCCCAGCGCCTTGGCGCGATCGGGTGGGCGCCCGCCGACGGTTCTCACGCTCGACCGGTCCGGCGGACTCGGGATCGGCATCGACATCGGGGTGCGCCACCTGGCCGTCGCGGTGGGCGACCTGTCCCGCACCGTCCACGCGGAGCGCTGGTGGTCCGAGCCCGCCGGGCACAGCGCGCCGGAGGGAATCGCGACCGTGCTCACCTCGGTGGCCACTGCGCTGCGCGAGGCGAACGCCGAACGCGAGCGGCTCATCGGCGCCGCCGTCAGCATCGCCGCCCCGATCTACGCGGCGGACCAGACGATTGCCGAGCCCGCGGTGCTCCCGGGCTGGACGGGTGCGCAACTGGCGGAGGCGCTTGCCGCGGAACTGGCCATCCCTGTCGCGATCGACAACGACGCCGCCCTGGGAGCGCTCGGCGAGACGATCTGGGGAGCACACGCCGGCGCCCGAAGCCTCGCGTACATCAAGCTGGCGAGCCGGGTCGGCGTCGGTCTGGTCCTGGACGGTGCCGTGTATCGCGGACATGCCGGTCTGGCCGGTGAGTTGGGGCATCTCACCGTGGATCCGGACGGCCCCGTGTGCTGGTGCGGCAGCAGGGGATGCCTGGAGCTCTACGCCGGCGGTGGCGCGATCCTGCGCGGCCTGAGCGGCTACGACGACGACCGCGGCGGTCTCGAGGCGATGATCGACGCCGCGCTGGGCGGTGACGCGGAGGTGATCGCCGCGGTGCGGGCCGCCGCGCGTCACCTCGGTCGCGGTGTGGCCGCACTGGTGAACCTGGTCGACCCGCAGCACGTCGTCGTCGGCGGTGAACTGTCCCGGCTCGCGCCCCTCCTGCTCGACCCGATGCGCGACGAGCTCGCCCGCTACTCGTTCGTCGCGCGCAGCGGCGAGGTCGCGGTCAGCAGCTCGTCACTCGGCCGTCGTGCGTCGCTGCTCGGTGCGCTCGCCCTCGTGTTGACCCAGCCGTCGCGGTTCGGCGACGGCACCGCTTTCCACGCAGAAGGAGTGAGATGA